In Streptomyces sclerotialus, the DNA window CGTTGGTGACCAGCTCGCTGACGAGCAGCTCGGCCTCTTCGGCGAGGCGCTCCGTCAGATACTGCGCGCCGGGCAGCTCGCGGGTGGCCCAGTCGGCGACCGTCGTACGGACGAACTGCCGGGCGGCGCCGGCGGCGATGGGCGCCCCGGGGAGGCCGACGGCGCGGGAGCTCTCGCCTCCGTATGCACCGGCGGCGGGTTGCCGGCCACCGGCCGGGCAGCCCTCGGCGGACTCGTCTCTGCCGGCGCCGGGGGCGGCGTCGGGCCGGGCCACGGCCCGCCTGCGCACCACGTCGGATTCCGACGGAGTTGTCGTCCTCATTGAGCACTCCCGAGCAGTTCCGCAATAGCGCCGATTGCGCCACCTTCAGGGTGACAGACTGAGCCCACCCATTCGCACCGAGTTACTGAAGTGGGCCACTATGTCGGTGGATTCTGCAGTGCCCCGCGCTCCGCGGGAGACAGGCACCGACTGGGTGCGCACAGCCGATCTCAAGCCGCTGCTGTCCGCGCTCGTCTCGATGTCCTCAGGTGATTTCCGTACCCGCCTCCCCGTGGCGTACGACGGCGTACTCGCCGAGCTGCACGGGGCGTTCAACGACATCGTCATCCGCACCCAGCACCACGCCGACGAACTGGTGCGGCTGCGCTCGGAGCTGGTCCGCCAGGGCCGGCTGGACGAGCGGATGACGGCCAGCCCCGGCCAGGGCACCTGGACCTCCTCCGTCCTGGCGGCCAACGACATCATCGACGCGCTGGTCGTTCCGGCCGCCCATGCGACGAAGGTGCTGAACGCCGTGGCGGGCGGTGACCTGACGCAGCGCGTGGAGCTGCACGACGGCCATCGCAGGCTGCGCGGCGACCGCTGCCGGCTGGGCCGCGCGGTGAACTCCATGGTCGATCAGCTCTCGCTGTTCACCGGTGAGGTCACCCGGGTGGCCAGGGAGTCGGGCAACGAGGGGCGGCTGGGCGGCCGGGCCAAGGTCGCCGGGCTGTCCGGGAGCTGGCGGGACGTCACGGAGGCGGTCAACACGATGGCCGCCCGGCTGACCGCGCAGGTGCGGGACATCGCGGCGGTGACGACGGCGGTGGCGCGCGGCGACCTGACGCGTCAGGTGACGGTCGAGGCGACCGGCGAGCTGCTGGAGCTGAAGCTGACGGTCAACACGATGGTCGACCAGCTCTCCGCGTTCGCCGACGAGGTCACGCGGGTGGCCAGAGAAGTGGGTACGGAGGGCCGGCTCGGCGGCCGGGCGCAGGTGCCCGGCGTGTCCGGCGTCTGGAAGGACCTCACCGACAACGTCAACTTCATGGCCTCCAACCTCACCTCCCAGGTACGCAACATCGCCCAGGTCACCACCGCGGTCGCCAACGGCGACCTCAGCCAGAAGATCACGGTCGACGCGCGCGGCGAGATCCTGGAGCTGAAGGAGACCGTCAACACGATGGTCGACCAGCTCTCCGCGTTCGCCGACGAAGTGACCCGGGTCGCCCGCGAGGTCGGTACGGACGGGCGGCTCGGCGGCCGGGCGCAGGTGCGCGGGGTGTCGGGGATGTGGAAGGACCTCACCGACAGCGTCAACTTCATGGCGGACAACCTCACCACCCAGGTGCGCAACATCGCCCTTGTGGCGACGGCGGTGAAGGAGGGTGACCTCGGCAAGAAGATCACGGTCGAGGCCAAGGGCGAGATCCTGGAGCTGAAGACGACGATCAACACGATGGTCGACCAGCTCTCCGCGTTCGCCGACGAGGTGACCCGGGTCGCCCGCGAGGTCGGTACGGAAGGCAACCTCGGCGGCCAGGCCCAGGTGCGCGGTGCCTCCGGCGTCTGGAAGGACCTCACCGACAACGTCAACTTCATGGCCTCCAACCTCACCTCCCAGGTACGCAACATCGCCCAGGTCACCACCGCGGTCGCCGACGGCGACCTGTCGAAGAAGATCTCGGTGGATGCGCGCGGCGAGATCCTGGAGGTGAAGGAGACCGTCAACGGCATGGTCGACCAGCTGCGGGCGTTCGCCGACGAGGTGACCCGGGTCGCCCGCGAGGTCGGTACGGAGGGCAACCTCGGCGGGCGCGCGCAGGTGCGCGGCGCCTCCGGGGTCTGGAAGGACCTCACCGACAACGTCAACTTCATGGCGTCGAACCTCACGACGCAGGTGCGCAACATCGCGCTCGTCGCGACCGCCGTCGCGCAGGGCGACCTGTCGCAGAAGATCGACGTCGATGCGCGCGGCGAGATCCTGGAGCTCAAGACCACGCTCAACACCATGGTGGACACGCTGTCCTCGTTCGCCTCCGAGGTGACCCGGGTGGCCCGCGAGGTCGGCAGCGAGGGCCAGCTGGGCGGCCAGGCCCGCGTCGAGGGCGTCTACGGCACGTGGAAGTCCCTGACGACCAGTGTGAACGAGCTGGCGCTGAACCTCACCACGCAGGTCCGGGCGATCGCCGAGGTGACCAGCGCGGTGGCCTCCGGCGACATGACGCGCAACGTCACGGTCGAGGCCCGCGGCGAGGTCGACGAGCTGAAGAACAACATCAACATGATGGTCTCCAACCTCCGCGAGACCACCCGCGCCAAGGACTGGCTGGACGCCAACCTCGCCCGGCTGGCCGGCCTGATGCAGGGCCACCGCGACCTGGTGGAGGTCGCCGACCTGATCCTGCGCGAGCTGACGCCGCTGGTGAACGCGCAGTACGGCGCGTTCTTCCTGGCCAGCGCCGAGACCGACGAGCTGCGCCTGGACTTCATCGCGGGGTACGGCTCGGCGCACGACGCCAGCATCGACACCCCCGGCTCGCACGGCCACGGCCTGGTGCGCCAGGCCGCCATCGAGAAGAAGCGCATCCTGGTGGAGGAGGTGCCGTCGGACTACATCAAGGTCGACTCCGGGCTCGGCGAGGCGGCCCCGACCACCGTCGTGATCATCCCCGTGCTCTTCGAGGACCAGACCCTCGGCGTGA includes these proteins:
- a CDS encoding HAMP domain-containing protein, which encodes MSVDSAVPRAPRETGTDWVRTADLKPLLSALVSMSSGDFRTRLPVAYDGVLAELHGAFNDIVIRTQHHADELVRLRSELVRQGRLDERMTASPGQGTWTSSVLAANDIIDALVVPAAHATKVLNAVAGGDLTQRVELHDGHRRLRGDRCRLGRAVNSMVDQLSLFTGEVTRVARESGNEGRLGGRAKVAGLSGSWRDVTEAVNTMAARLTAQVRDIAAVTTAVARGDLTRQVTVEATGELLELKLTVNTMVDQLSAFADEVTRVAREVGTEGRLGGRAQVPGVSGVWKDLTDNVNFMASNLTSQVRNIAQVTTAVANGDLSQKITVDARGEILELKETVNTMVDQLSAFADEVTRVAREVGTDGRLGGRAQVRGVSGMWKDLTDSVNFMADNLTTQVRNIALVATAVKEGDLGKKITVEAKGEILELKTTINTMVDQLSAFADEVTRVAREVGTEGNLGGQAQVRGASGVWKDLTDNVNFMASNLTSQVRNIAQVTTAVADGDLSKKISVDARGEILEVKETVNGMVDQLRAFADEVTRVAREVGTEGNLGGRAQVRGASGVWKDLTDNVNFMASNLTTQVRNIALVATAVAQGDLSQKIDVDARGEILELKTTLNTMVDTLSSFASEVTRVAREVGSEGQLGGQARVEGVYGTWKSLTTSVNELALNLTTQVRAIAEVTSAVASGDMTRNVTVEARGEVDELKNNINMMVSNLRETTRAKDWLDANLARLAGLMQGHRDLVEVADLILRELTPLVNAQYGAFFLASAETDELRLDFIAGYGSAHDASIDTPGSHGHGLVRQAAIEKKRILVEEVPSDYIKVDSGLGEAAPTTVVIIPVLFEDQTLGVIELASFSRFSDVHLAFFDQFVNTIGVAINTIVANSRTESLLSESQRLARQLQERTGELQRRQAELQRSNAALEEKAALLASSSRYKTEFLANMSHELRNPLNSLLILAQMLIDNEHGHLSRHEVESAAMIHRSGSELLQLINDILDLSKIEAGRMDVFPARVPLIKLLNYVHDTFRPLTLDRGLAFEVSVTDVVPKELYSDEKRIKQVLRNLLSNALKFTSKGKIDLHVDLAADETVTFTVTDTGIGIAPEKLPVIFEAFQQADGTTNRKYGGTGLGLSISREIAGLLGGILTAESEPGAGSTFVFRIPVRCRGTADPVEPLPAVEDQDITGEAAPEETPPEPPRPLAPAPSGVPEETAWPAVSNVEQWARGATGELLSGAQALVVDDDIRNAFALTNVLSRVGMRVIYAEHGREAIEMLGKNPGIDFVLMDIMMPEMDGYETIRAIRRTPRYADLPVVVLTAKAMPGDREKSLETGANDYLPKPLDVDRLLNVAVDLLSKYRSSAPSPDGGAPAGQEGDGDPAEAAGRGEDSGP